The proteins below come from a single Panicum hallii strain FIL2 chromosome 7, PHallii_v3.1, whole genome shotgun sequence genomic window:
- the LOC112900537 gene encoding ATP-dependent DNA helicase PIF2-like, with amino-acid sequence MSEDYCCNNPSDAIIEQMALVDIRNMLQSLGKDIKSFPLPKIDNTYDDACGVPREIFEESNIESTEDDVALSESLNDEQKAVYDEILSAIDTNDGGLFFVDGPGGTGKTFLYRSLLAKIRSQNKIDVATATSRVVASIMPGGRIAHSCFKLPLTIDSGGCCSFTKQSGTVTLLRTTSLIIWDEASMIKKQAVEALDNSTRDIMDRPDLPFGGKTVVFGGDFT; translated from the coding sequence ATGTCTGAGGATTATTGTTGCAACAATCCATCAGATGCTATCATTGAGCAAATGGCCCTGGTTGATATTAGAAACATGCTGCAATCATTGGGGAAGGATATAAAATCATTCCCTCTACCTAAGATTGATAACACTTATGATGACGCTTGTGGTGTTCCACGGGAGATATTCGAGGAGTCAAATATAGAGAGCACCGAGGATGATGTGGCTTTGTCGGAGTCCCTTAATGATGAGCAGAAGGCTGTTTATGATGAGATCTTGTCAGCTATTGATACCAATGATGGTGGGTTGTTTTTTGTGGATGGCCCCGGTGGCACTGGGAAAACATTCTTGTATAGGTCTTTGCTTGCCAAAATCCGCAGTCAGAACAAGATTGATGTTGCGACAGCTACATCTAGGGTTGTTGCATCCATAATGCCCGGTGGGAGAATAGCACATTCATGTTTCAAGCTTCCACTTACCATTGACAGTGGTGGATGTTGTAGTTTCACTAAACAAAGTGGTACAGTGACTCTACTACGTACAACTTCTTTGATTATTTGGGATGAGGCTTCTATGATCAAGAAACAAGCAGTGGAGGCGTTGGACAATAGCACGCGTGATATAATGGATAGGCCGGATTTGCCTTTTGGTGGGAAGACTGTTGTGTTTGGCGGAGATTTTACGTAG
- the LOC112900538 gene encoding polygalacturonase At1g48100-like — MPPPRPPPRPCSAVMAVRVFQGASVTVAGITIRNSPRFHLTFDTCRAVEVHDVTVSSPGDSPNTDGIHLAGSIGVSIHHSTIACSDDCISIQDGCSDVFIRSVHCGPGHGISIGGLGKGGASAAVSDITVQDVTLKQTMTGVRIKTWQRVKA; from the exons ATGCCCCCGCCacgccccccgccgcgcccctgcaGCGCCGTCATG GCTGTGAGGGTGTTCCAGGGCGCCAGCGTCACCGTGGCGGGGATAACGATCAGGAACAGCCCCAGGTTCCACCTCACCTTCGACACCTGCCGTGCCGTCGAGGTGCACGACGTCACCGTGTCGTCGCCCGGCGACAGCCCCAACACCGACGGCATCCACCTCGCCGGCTCCATCGGCGTCTCCATCCACCACTCCACCATCGCCTGCA GTGACGACTGCATCTCCATACAGGACGGCTGCTCCGACGTGTTCATCCGCAGCGTGCACTGCGGGCCGGGCCACGGCATCAGCATTGGCGGGCTCGGGAAGGGCGGCGCATCGGCGGCCGTCTCCGACATCACCGTGCAGGACGTCACGCTCAAGCAGACGATGACCGGCGTCCGGATCAAGACCTGGCAG AGAGTTAAAGCTTAA